In Neodiprion pinetum isolate iyNeoPine1 chromosome 6, iyNeoPine1.2, whole genome shotgun sequence, one genomic interval encodes:
- the LOC124221592 gene encoding dehydrogenase/reductase SDR family member 11-like has protein sequence MDRWIGKIAVVTGASSGIGAAVTEALVRKGLLVVGIARRVERLEKLSASLDGAKGKFYPRKCDVGKEEDLLSAFEWVKTELGGIDILVNNAGVVKHCKVMDDNIDSYRNMVNVNFMATVIGMHEAVASMQHRKVSGHIVNVNSVLGHSIADLPMPVSVYPSTKYAITALSEVTRKELAADNVRIKVTSVSPGFVSTEIFETGGLSDTEKLFQRTPHLQPKDVADAIVYVLGTPENVQISELTIRPCYMDRWVGKIALVTGASVGIGAATVEALVREGLKVVGIARRVENIEKLREELKDEKGELYARKCDVSKEEEILAVFEWIEENLGGVDVLVNNAGLMHAASLTDGDTEGFRRLLDVNVLAVALCTREAVRQMKARHVDGHIFNINSILGHYIFNPFDTYSLYPSSKFAVTAMTEVVRKELITANTKIKITSISPGLVGTELFSAYEGKPDTDLMKLQVMPKLNSEDVANAILYALGTPPHVQVCELILRPVGEVL, from the exons ATGGATCGATGGATCGGGAAAATCGCCGTTGTAACCGGCGCGAGTTCAGGAATCGGCGCCGCGGTGACCGAAGCCCTTGTCAGGAAGGGTCTTTTGGTCGTAGGTATCGCCAGGCGCGTAGAGAGACTGGAAAAGTTATCAGCGAGTCTTGACGGAGCCAAAGGGAAGTTTTATCCTCGAAAATGTGACGTCGGCAAGGAAGAGGATCTACTCAGCGCATTCGAGTGGGTGAAGACCGAATTGGGGGGCATCGACATTCTCGTTAATAACGCCGGCGTGGTCAAGCACTGCAAAGTGATGG ATGACAACATCGACTCCTACCGCAACATGGTCAACGTTAATTTTATGGCAACGGTGATTGGCATGCATGAAGCTGTGGCTTCGATGCAGCACCGAAAAGTCTCGGGTCATATTGTCAACGTGAACAG TGTTCTTGGACATTCGATTGCCGACCTGCCGATGCCAGTCAGCGTCTACCCGTCCACTAAATATGCCATTACGGCATTGTCGGAAGTAACACGCAAGGAACTGGCAGCTGATAACGTCAGGATAAAAGTAACG AGCGTCAGTCCAGGCTTCGTCTCGACAGAAATATTCGAGACTGGAGGCTTATCTGATaccgaaaaattgtttcaacgtACTCCGCATCTGCAGCCGAAAGACGTTGCCGACGCAATCGTTTACGTTTTGGGAACACCGGAAAATGTTCAG ATTTCCGAGCTAACAATCCGGCCC TGCTACATGGATCGGTGGGTCGGAAAAATTGCTCTGGTCACGGGGGCCAGCGTCGGTATCGGTGCTGCTACGGTCGAGGCGCTTGTCCGAGAGGGTCTCAAGGTCGTAGGAATAGCCAGGCGAGTCGAAAATATCGAGAAACTCCGCGAAGAGCTTAAAGACGAGAAAGGGGAACTGTACGCGAGAAAGTGCGACGTCTCGAAGGAGGAGGAAATCCTCGCGGTTTTCGAATGGATCGAGGAAAACCTCGGCGGCGTCGACGTCCTCGTTAACAACGCCGGGCTGATGCACGCGGCAAGTCTGACCG ACGGAGACACCGAAGGGTTTCGTCGTTTACTGGACGTCAACGTCTTGGCAGTCGCTCTGTGCACCAGGGAAGCTGTACGACAGATGAAAGCGCGCCATGTCGACGGTCACATCTTCAACATAAACAG TATCTTGGGTCATTACATTTTCAATCCCTTCGATACCTACAGTTTGTATCCAAGCAGCAAGTTCGCGGTGACCGCGATGACCGAGGTGGTCAGAAAGGAACTCATCACAGCGAACACGAAGATCAAAATAACG AGTATCAGTCCAGGATTAGTCGGGACAGAACTATTTAGTGCTTATGAAGGGAAACCGGATACAGATCTGATGAAACTACAAGTCATGCCTAAACTGAACTCGGAGGACGTAGCCAACGCTATCCTCTATGCACTCGGCACTCCACCGCACGTTCAA GTATGTGAGCTGATATTACGTCCAGTTGGAGAAGTGTTGTAG
- the LOC124220847 gene encoding farnesol dehydrogenase-like, which yields MNRWIGKVALVTGASAGIGAATVEALVREGLKVVGIARRVENIEKLREELKDEKGELYARKCDVSKEEEILAVFEWIEENLGGVDVLVNNAGLMHAASLTDGDTEGFRRLLDVNVLAVAVCTREAVKSMKARHVDGHIFNINSVLGHYVFTASDRWSLYPSTKFAVTAMTEVTRKELIMANTKIKITSISPGFVKTELVTVASSESYYKEMLSINPSLNPEDVTSAIIYALGTPAHVQVCELILRPVGETMA from the exons ATGAATCGCTGGATCGGAAAAGTCGCTCTGGTCACGGGGGCCAGCGCCGGTATCGGTGCTGCAACGGTAGAGGCTCTTGTCCGAGAGGGTCTCAAGGTCGTAGGAATAGCCAGGCGAGTCGAGAATATCGAGAAACTCCGCGAAGAGCTTAAAGACGAGAAAGGGGAACTGTACGCGAGAAAGTGCGACGTCTCGAAGGAGGAGGAAATCCTCGCGGTTTTCGAATGGATCGAGGAAAACCTCGGCGGGGTCGACGTCCTCGTTAACAACGCCGGGCTGATGCACGCGGCAAGTCTGACCG ACGGAGACACCGAAGGGTTTCGCCGTTTACTGGACGTCAACGTCCTGGCAGTTGCCGTGTGCACGAGAGAAGCCGTGAAATCGATGAAAGCGCGTCACGTCGACGGTCACATCTTCAACATCAACAG TGTCCTGGGTCACTACGTCTTTACGGCCAGCGATCGCTGGAGCTTGTATCCAAGTACTAAGTTCGCGGTAACAGCAATGACCGAGGTAACCAGGAAGGAACTGATCATGGCGAACACGAAGATCAAGATAACC AGCATCAGTCCAGGATTCGTTAAGACGGAATTGGTCACAGTTGCCAGTTCGGAGTCGTACTACAAGGAGATGCTCAGTATTAATCCATCCTTGAACCCGGAGGACGTCACTAGCGCAATTATCTACGCTCTAGGCACTCCGGCACATGTccag gTCTGCGAGCTTATACTACGTCCAGTCGGCGAGACAATGGCTTGA
- the LOC124221416 gene encoding arylsulfatase B isoform X1, which produces MVAVWLRLATLLAVLLHIAGSPSGMPYSSTREQRSKPMEGSKKPHIVVILADDLGWNDVSFHGSNQIPTPNIDALAYNGVILNSHYVPALCTPSRSALMTGKYPIHLGMQHSVILEPEPRGLPLKEKLMPEYLRDAGYKTHAIGKWHLGYHRVAYTPTYRGFDSHFGYWNGLQDYYSHEVAATFDSYRGFDMRRNMTVARDTAGKYSTDLFTDEAVRLIETHNPDDPMFMYLSHLAPHTGNQDNPFQAPDEEVAKFTHIVDPERRIYAAMVSKLDQSVGEVVAALRRREMLENSIILFMSDNGAPTYGIHSNRGSNYPMRGIKDSPWEGGVRGVAAIWSPLIDATNRVSNQLMYMTDWLPTLYAAAGLDVAALGNIDGVNMWPALRSNKPSPRSEVVVNIDDVANYAAIRMGDFKYIIGATSSGLEWYGESGKPEIDAISETLANYDPDLVMKSRSGVALTGVITARQVEEVKKMRENHMEGAQMTVTILTALKIHSLRSEAVLNCNVKEENKIACNPLESPCLFNIKEDPCEMVNLAKTRPLILATLEEALMRHRVTVIPASNVDSDPKADPKNWQGIWVNWNEPIPMKFSSTDSEEPKRISGPAIALIAVLLGLTTVGVIVLFTVKFKKNSCTESHPEHGTFQQIPGEGNDNGNNSAALESTKVLPNPKSIQSFKEFASLKDLARNID; this is translated from the exons ATGGTCGCCGTGTGGTTACGGCTAGCAACGTTGCTGGCCGTGCTTTTGCACATCGCAGGAAGTCCCAGTGGAATGCCTTACAGTTCAACAAGGGAACAGAGATCGAAGCCAATGGAAGGATCAAAAAAACCACACATAGTAGTGATCCTAGCCGACGATTTG GGATGGAACGACGTTAGTTTTCACGGTTCAAACCAAATACCAACGCCGAACATCGACGCCTTAGCTTATAACGGCGTCATACTGAATAGCCATTACGTACCCGCCTTATGCACGCCCAGCAGATCTGCGCTGATGACCGGAAAGTATCCCATTCACCTTGGAATGCAGCATTCAGTTATATTGGAACCAGAGCCTCGAGGGCTACCGCTCAAGGAAAAACTGATGCCAGAG TACCTGAGAGATGCGGGTTACAAGACTCACGCGATTGGCAAATGGCATTTGGGCTACCATAGAGTGGCCTACACGCCAACGTATCGAGGCTTTGATTCGCACTTTGGATACTGGAACGGGCTTCAAGATTATTACAGTCATGAAGTAGCTGCTACG tttgaCTCCTACCGAGGATTCGACATGCGGAGGAATATGACAGTCGCCCGGGACACCGCTGGAAAATATTCCACCGACCTTTTCACCGATGAAGCGGTTAGGCTGATCGAAACCCACAATCCTGACGACCCGATGTTCATGTACCTGTCACACCTTGCTCCGCACACCGGCAATCAAGACAACCCCTTTCAAGCACCCGACGAAGAGGTAGCAAAATTCACGCATATCGTAGACCCAGAAAGACGTATTTACGCAG CAATGGTGTCCAAACTCGATCAGAGCGTCGGCGAAGTGGTGGCAGCCCTAAGGCGACGAGAGATGCTGGAGAACAGCATAATTTTGTTTATGTCTGACAATGGTGCTCCGACGTACGGAATTCATAGCAACAGAGGAAGCAACTACCCTATGCGCGGG ATCAAGGATAGTCCGTGGGAAGGTGGAGTTCGCGGCGTCGCGGCGATATGGAGTCCCCTGATAGATGCAACGAACAGAGTATCCAACCAACTCATGTATATGACTGACTGGTTACCAACACTCTACGCGGCTGCAG gaTTGGACGTCGCAGCTCTCGGCAACATAGACGGTGTTAATATGTGGCCAGCCTTGCGAAGTAACAAGCCAAGCCCGCGTTCAGAGGTAGTGGTGAACATCGATGATGTGGCAAATTACGCGGCCATACGAATGGGAGACTTTAAATACATTATTGGAGCCACTAGCTCTGGTTTAGAATGGTACGGAGAGTCGGGAAAACCGGAGATCGATGCCATTTCTGAGACTTTGGCAAACTACGATCCAGATTTGGTCATGAAAAGCAGATCTGGGGTTGCTCTCACTGGTGTAATAACAGCTAGGCAAGTggaagaagtgaaaaaaatgaggGAAAATCACATGGAAGGAGCGCAAATGACTGTTACTATACTGACTGCTCTAAAAATTCATTCCCTGAGGAGCGAAGCCGTGCTAAACTGCAACGTCAAAGAAGAGAACAAG ATTGCCTGTAATCCGTTGGAGTCGCCGTGTCTGTTCAACATCAAGGAAGACCCTTGCGAGATGGTAAATCTAGCGAAGACAAGGCCTCTAATTCTCGCGACGCTGGAAGAAGCTCTGATGCGACATCGAGTGACCGTTATTCCAGCGAGCAACGTTGACTCAGATCCAAAAGCTGACCCGAAGAACTGGCAGGGTATCTGGGTGAACTGGAACGAGCCTATCCCGATGAAATTCAGCAGCACTGATTCGGAAGAGCCAAAGAGAATATCGGGGCCTGCGATCGCCTTAATTGCGGTTTTACTGGGTTTAACAACGGTCGGGGTAATAGTGCTGTTCACAGTGAAGTTTAAGAAGAATTCATGCACCGAATCTCACCCCGAGCATGGCACCTTCCAGCAGATACCCGGAGAAGGGAATGACAATGGTAACAACTCCGCTGCTTTAGAATCCACCAAGGTCCTACCAAATCCGAAAAGTATACAGAGTTTCAAAGAGTTCGCTTCTCTCAAAGATCTGGCACGGAATATCGACTGA
- the LOC124221416 gene encoding arylsulfatase B isoform X2: MVAVWLRLATLLAVLLHIAGSPSGMPYSSTREQRSKPMEGSKKPHIVVILADDLGWNDVSFHGSNQIPTPNIDALAYNGVILNSHYVPALCTPSRSALMTGKYPIHLGMQHSVILEPEPRGLPLKEKLMPEYLRDAGYKTHAIGKWHLGYHRVAYTPTYRGFDSHFGYWNGLQDYYSHEVAATFDSYRGFDMRRNMTVARDTAGKYSTDLFTDEAVRLIETHNPDDPMFMYLSHLAPHTGNQDNPFQAPDEEVAKFTHIVDPERRIYAAMVSKLDQSVGEVVAALRRREMLENSIILFMSDNGAPTYGIHSNRGSNYPMRGIKDSPWEGGVRGVAAIWSPLIDATNRVSNQLMYMTDWLPTLYAAAGLDVAALGNIDGVNMWPALRSNKPSPRSEVVVNIDDVANYAAIRMGDFKYIIGATSSGLEWYGESGKPEIDAISETLANYDPDLVMKSRSGVALTGVITARQVEEVKKMRENHMEGAQMTVTILTALKIHSLRSEAVLNCNVKEENKIACNPLESPCLFNIKEDPCEMVNLAKTRPLILATLEEALMRHRVTVIPASNVDSDPKADPKNWQGIWVNWNEPIPMKFSSTDSEEPKRISGPAIALIAVLLGLTTVGVIVLFTVKFKKNSCTESHPEHGTFQQIPGEGNDNDLARNID; the protein is encoded by the exons ATGGTCGCCGTGTGGTTACGGCTAGCAACGTTGCTGGCCGTGCTTTTGCACATCGCAGGAAGTCCCAGTGGAATGCCTTACAGTTCAACAAGGGAACAGAGATCGAAGCCAATGGAAGGATCAAAAAAACCACACATAGTAGTGATCCTAGCCGACGATTTG GGATGGAACGACGTTAGTTTTCACGGTTCAAACCAAATACCAACGCCGAACATCGACGCCTTAGCTTATAACGGCGTCATACTGAATAGCCATTACGTACCCGCCTTATGCACGCCCAGCAGATCTGCGCTGATGACCGGAAAGTATCCCATTCACCTTGGAATGCAGCATTCAGTTATATTGGAACCAGAGCCTCGAGGGCTACCGCTCAAGGAAAAACTGATGCCAGAG TACCTGAGAGATGCGGGTTACAAGACTCACGCGATTGGCAAATGGCATTTGGGCTACCATAGAGTGGCCTACACGCCAACGTATCGAGGCTTTGATTCGCACTTTGGATACTGGAACGGGCTTCAAGATTATTACAGTCATGAAGTAGCTGCTACG tttgaCTCCTACCGAGGATTCGACATGCGGAGGAATATGACAGTCGCCCGGGACACCGCTGGAAAATATTCCACCGACCTTTTCACCGATGAAGCGGTTAGGCTGATCGAAACCCACAATCCTGACGACCCGATGTTCATGTACCTGTCACACCTTGCTCCGCACACCGGCAATCAAGACAACCCCTTTCAAGCACCCGACGAAGAGGTAGCAAAATTCACGCATATCGTAGACCCAGAAAGACGTATTTACGCAG CAATGGTGTCCAAACTCGATCAGAGCGTCGGCGAAGTGGTGGCAGCCCTAAGGCGACGAGAGATGCTGGAGAACAGCATAATTTTGTTTATGTCTGACAATGGTGCTCCGACGTACGGAATTCATAGCAACAGAGGAAGCAACTACCCTATGCGCGGG ATCAAGGATAGTCCGTGGGAAGGTGGAGTTCGCGGCGTCGCGGCGATATGGAGTCCCCTGATAGATGCAACGAACAGAGTATCCAACCAACTCATGTATATGACTGACTGGTTACCAACACTCTACGCGGCTGCAG gaTTGGACGTCGCAGCTCTCGGCAACATAGACGGTGTTAATATGTGGCCAGCCTTGCGAAGTAACAAGCCAAGCCCGCGTTCAGAGGTAGTGGTGAACATCGATGATGTGGCAAATTACGCGGCCATACGAATGGGAGACTTTAAATACATTATTGGAGCCACTAGCTCTGGTTTAGAATGGTACGGAGAGTCGGGAAAACCGGAGATCGATGCCATTTCTGAGACTTTGGCAAACTACGATCCAGATTTGGTCATGAAAAGCAGATCTGGGGTTGCTCTCACTGGTGTAATAACAGCTAGGCAAGTggaagaagtgaaaaaaatgaggGAAAATCACATGGAAGGAGCGCAAATGACTGTTACTATACTGACTGCTCTAAAAATTCATTCCCTGAGGAGCGAAGCCGTGCTAAACTGCAACGTCAAAGAAGAGAACAAG ATTGCCTGTAATCCGTTGGAGTCGCCGTGTCTGTTCAACATCAAGGAAGACCCTTGCGAGATGGTAAATCTAGCGAAGACAAGGCCTCTAATTCTCGCGACGCTGGAAGAAGCTCTGATGCGACATCGAGTGACCGTTATTCCAGCGAGCAACGTTGACTCAGATCCAAAAGCTGACCCGAAGAACTGGCAGGGTATCTGGGTGAACTGGAACGAGCCTATCCCGATGAAATTCAGCAGCACTGATTCGGAAGAGCCAAAGAGAATATCGGGGCCTGCGATCGCCTTAATTGCGGTTTTACTGGGTTTAACAACGGTCGGGGTAATAGTGCTGTTCACAGTGAAGTTTAAGAAGAATTCATGCACCGAATCTCACCCCGAGCATGGCACCTTCCAGCAGATACCCGGAGAAGGGAATGACAATG ATCTGGCACGGAATATCGACTGA
- the LOC138191080 gene encoding ankyrin repeat domain-containing protein 27-like → MDPDEIVYNEFYHTLRNEYRRKYDLALSKCWNICVPAGNSLRGLPITDEFVDDHILKPHPEIPHHFTSIGEDNSCLYKFENTSLKLIEENESTKVNCQHKVGIVSIEKGYNKEFQIYVILVMEMPIHPKYISPNSRIEDEVKLNCSVVSYKDARGFLDQLSDQANTQFDKLKSTLKQIDLDDFNSSEELSSMLQDLTRRYWAIIMRKQSLCLQRDARFQKLLSTSLEVFIMHFMYDKIYYLLSRALLQEDMYLNKKLSQFFDAGITPDQLGADESLAISLPAAIVELATLDAREGPLEKSLCLRSTLDLIVAEVKAAIAEVQTKTENDEITVSSFVYTQSTDELIPLLIYVIVKSRPKRLVTDLHYIKNFLWSASPRDGLSDSLCTFEAAVGILFHLEVHDLPGRSRKVKTELPIGELFDVIAKSDQDFTPLDRQIHQLATMLEKCTQN, encoded by the exons ATGGATCCTGACGAGATAGTTTACAACGAATTTTACCATACTTTAAGG AATGAATATAGAAGAAAATATGACCTTGCGTTATCGAAATGCTGGAATATCTGTGTGCCTGCTGGTAACTCATTGCGGGGCTTGCCGATAACGGATGAATTTGTCG ATGATCACATTCTAAAACCACATCCTGAAATACCACACCATTTCACTTCAATTGGAGAAGATAATTCTTGTTtatacaaatttgaaaacacatCGCTGAAGCTAATAGAGGAAAATGAGTCAACGAAGGTCAATTGTCAACATAAGGTCGGGATAGTATCCATTGAGAAAGGATACAACAAGGAATTTCAAATATACGTAATACTCGTTATGGAAATGCCGATTCACCCAAAATATATCTCGCCGAATAGTCGGATCGAAGAtgaagtgaaattgaattgtagCGTCGTCTCGTATAAGGA TGCAAGAGGCTTCCTTGATCAGTTGTCGGACCAAGCGAATACTCAGTTTGACAAACTGAAATCCACGCTAAAGCAAATTGATTTGGACGATTTTAATTCATCCGAGGAACTCAGTTCAATGCTACAAGATCTCACTCGTCGTTACTGGGCAATAATCATGCGTAAGCAGAGTCTTTGCCTGCAGCGAGATGCTCGATTTCAGAAGCTGCTTAGTACCTCCTTGGAAGTATTTATTATGCACTTTATGTACGATAAGATATATTATCTCCTCTCGCGTGCGCTGCTGCAAGAAGATATGTATCTCAATAAGAAACTAAGTCAATTCTTCGATGCTGGTATTACACCTGATCAACTGGGGGCTGACGAGTCGTTAGCTATCTCACTACCCGCTGCCATAGTTGAACTAGCAACACTGGACGCACGAGAAGGTCCGCTGGAGAAATCGCTCTGCTTAAGAAGCACGCTGGATCTGATTGTCGCCGAGGTTAAAGCAGCCATTGCCGAAGTACAAACAAAGACTGAAAATGACGAAATAACGGTTTCGTCCTTCGTTTATACTCAATCCACAGACGAGCTGATTCCACTGCTCATATACGTAATCGTAAAATCTCGTCCTAAACGACTCGTGACTGATTTACACTAcatcaaaaatttcctttgGTCCGCATCGCCGCGTGACGGACTTTCCGATAGTTTATGTACCTTTGAGGCAGCGGTAGGTATTTTGTTTCACTTAGAAGTACACGACTTACCAGGCAGAAGTCGCAAGGTAAAAACAGAATTACCCATCGGTGAACTCTTTGATGTTATAGCTAAATCCGATCAAGATTTCACGCCTTTAGACAGACAAATACACCAATTGGCTACTATGTTAGAAAAGTGTACACAGAATTGA